The genomic window GTGAAGTCTCTTCTGCATATTTACGGCTATTTTGACCAGGACAtggcagtcaaatacatatcAGAGGTCGCGCTTGCGTTGGATTACCTGCACCGCCATGGGATTATCCATAGGTACACAAACCAGTTCAACCAGTGGCATGATTTACATACGATTGCTCCAGGTttctgcgcacacacacacacatacacacacacacacacacacacgtgaacgtcacatttacatgtttttttgtgttttacctGTGTAGGGATTTAAAGCCGGACAACATGCTTATTTCCAACGAGGGTCACATTAAATTAACCGACTTTGGGCTTTCCAAAGTCAAACTTGACCGAGGTAAATGGATTTGTAAACTGTATGAAAATCTGTGTATTTTAGTATAGTAAACCATAACAAATTAATGACTTAATAATCTAATGTTTTCTGTGATTAAATCAGAGTTGAATCTTATGGATATCCTCACTACACCATCCTTGGCAAAACCCAAGAAGGATTACTTCCGCACGCCGGGTCAAGTCCTCTCCTTGATCAGCTGTATCGGTTTTGTaagttcaatattttttttgggtcaTTTTGCAAGCACTGTACATATGATGGATTACCTTTCCAACACAGAACACGCCTGCGGGTGAAGGAAAGCGTCACTGCAGTGCATCTGCCGCATCCTCTCCCGGGCTATGCGGTAAAGTGAAACAGAAGAATAACTCCCTCGGCTCCCCCCTGATGAGGACGACAAGCTCCCCTGCTCGCCACCCTTGGAAGAAAGGTATGCTCTGGAGTGTCAGATTGGGTAGGAATTTAGGTTTCACTTTAATAAATCTTCACAGGGCCGGACAGCACCGTGTTCAGTCCACATCACTTGGCTAAAAACCTGATGCCCACGCTGATGAAGACGCGAAAGCGGTTTGAGACGACGAGCGCGGGCAGCACCACCGACACAGACGGAGGAGTCAGCCCTTTGTGGGAGCACGAGGAGGTCAGGCAGCCTTTTAAGTGAATTGTATTGAATTATCAATGTTGTAACTTGCACATGTGTCCAGCAGGGTCCAAAATACATATGTGTTTGCCTAAAAGAATTTTAGAGGCTCCATATTGTACAAAGTGGTGGACATAAACAGACTATGGACACATACTGCAGTTAGAGCATCATAAAGGCAgttttgcataataggggaccttaacattagccacgtttacatgagattttcctctttccgaatgacgtaccagaaaacagtgtatacatggaaaggaatattccaatctcctgttgtgtacatgcaccgctataatcaaacggaatagtcaatggggcatgcgcagtaaaacgtaaacgaaatggcggacgagagtgtgattaccacggttgttggtacagttgctacgctttttttttaaagcagcaacttgAAACCCATGCGATCCTGCGGAAAATGACAGCGAAGAAGAGGCGTAGAGGGATgggattaatttttaataatcataaattaaacaataataaattaatcattcattcattttctaccgcttttcctcacaagggtcacgggggatgctggggcctatcccagctgtcttcgggcgagaggcggggtacacactggactggtcaccagccaatcacagggcacatatagacaaacaaccattcacactcacattcatattggtacatgtttgtatatttaagtGCGAAGTTGCtgaatgatgactttagtgactgttatattgttatatacaatatttttatacactatactgttatatacaatcacagggcacattatagacaaacaaccattcacactcacattcatacctatggacaatttggagtcgctaattaacctagcatgttttttggaatgtgggaggaaaccggagtacgtggagaaaacccacgcatgcacggggagaacatgcaaactccacacagagatggccaagggtggaattgaaccctggtctccttgctgtgaggtctgtgcgctaaccactcgaccaccgtgccgccctaagttaataataataaatagtttttCGGCCGTCTAGTCTTGCAATTACattcagttcttttaaagtttgtatcaaaaatgaACTTTgcgctgtagtccagtgatgactgctcgccgccattttcaaaacctgagagacctgagcatgcgctgaaagaacgcaccctgacaactttccgattgagcgggtacaagatacctgaatcggattggggaaaggaatattccacccctgtgaatccgattatatattcattcggattggcacttttttttcggaatgaggtgtatacaaaggttaggttctttccatttgagcaaataacccgaatggaattggaatatttgggtccatgtaaacgtggctattgtaaaAGGTATTTTTCTATCATTTGTTTCTGCTCTGtagaaagaaaatgtaaaaagccAAGAGAATGCAAGAAGACATTTGGAGTCCAAAGAGTCCCCCGTGAAGCCAGACACCCCTCCCTCTGAAACAAAGCCCGTCTCTCTGCTGCCAAGAGATGACGCTTTTGTTCCGTCATCCATCAAGAGAACATTTTCAGACATGCAATTGAGTCCAGAACAGCTGGAGAACCATGCCAAGAGGAACACCGTGCAATACAAACGATGCTATGAGATTCCCCATGACACTGCCGGCTTTCACACGGGCCTCACTGGAGCTTTTTCCGCCATTGGGATCACTGCGACGGCCGATCAGGCCCCCATGCGCTCCAGTCCCATCGCCGTGTCCAAGAGTCTAATTCACGAACTGGAGGAGGAGTTATTGGACGGTGACACCAATAAGGACCTGTCAGATTCCAGTTTCACGTCGCCGCTGGCCGAGAACAGCGCCATTTGCAGAAGCTTGAGTCTGGACTCTGATGTCTCCGTGCTGGAAACGTCGCTGACCTTAGACGGTCATACCTCACTAGAATCGGTCAGACCTCCCAAAAAGAGCGCATCTTCTGAGGAGGACACCGTAGCACCTCCACAACCACAGCCTACCTTCTCTTTTTCCATCCCGAGCTGTGACTCCAGGCCTCCCGATCCAGCCGGCGGCGTGGCGCAGTCCCCCTCCTTCCTCAAGCCAAAGAACGTGGTGGCTTTCCGGAGCTACTGCAGCTCCATAAACCGCTCCAACACGTCGGGCGTGTCGCGGCTCAGCATCGGCTCCATGGACGGCATGGACGTCTCCATGCAGGCATGTCACTCGGGTACCGCTACACCGGTCCAGAGGCGAACCAGCTCGCATAACAGCTCGCTCTGCCAGGTGGGTTCCACTctgatgtgtagcgaagcctattTTAACAGCACATTTGCATAATACTGGGCCTTTTTATTGGAATAATTAGTAgactatgtgagtgtgaatggttgtttgtctatatgtgccctgtgattggctggcgacccgtccagggtgtaccccgcctcttgcccaaagacagctgggataggctccagcaccccccgcgaccctcgtgagggaaaaagcggtagaaaataaatgaatgaataattagtaaaaaacagcgcctctgctggtggcaAATATAATTGCATCATTATCACCACTATATTTTCTCATCAGACTCCTAAGGCCGCGTCGACCTCTCACACCCCCTTCAGGACACCAAAAAGCGTGCGAAGGGGGCAGCTGCCCGTGGAGGGGGCGCCCATTTTAGGCACTCCGGACTATCTGGCTCCAGAACTTCTTTTGGGGAAACCTCACGGTAAGCGAAGACGGCAGCGAGGCTGTAGCTTTGTTTTAGTTTCTTCCCTCCGACCTTTGACCTCACGTGACTTCTCTGTGAGTTTCAGGGATGGCTCTGTGTGGTAAGTAAGGAGGaggaggttgttttttttgtttttttttgcaagcatgtTGAATCACCTGCTAACTAATTCTCTTTTGAATCAGGTGCTCAGCTTACTGCCTGCTTGGCTGCTGCAGGTGTCAAATAGGTGGATTGTGTAGATCTTTTAACACAGCGCTCACACTACTATGATCAAAATTGGGTTGCCCTGCATATTCTTAGTTGTGGATATTCTTGAAGGGTGGGGCCATGACATGAATAATACTGTGCCAGTCACTGGTCATTTTGAAGGATTGATGCCGCTTTCTGTGCTTTTATGttgattataatttttttcatactCACCTTTTATAATTCTACAGGCAATTATTACAGTATTGAGTACTAAGAAGGTGTTTGCTGAGGGCTGTTGGCACCTCCGGAGTAGAGATATTGCTTAATACTTCCATTGGTAGTTGCTTgctaacatcattcattcattttctaccgcttatcctcacgagggttgcggggggtgctggagcctatcccagctgtcttcaggcgagcggcggggtacaccctggactggtcgccagccaatcacagggcacatatagacaaacaaccattcaaacaatttggagtcgctaattaacttaacatgtttttttttttttggaatgtgggaggaaatcggagtacccggagaaaacccacacatgcacagggagaacacacaaactccacacagagatggccgagggtggaattgaactcgggtctcctagctgtgaggcctgcgcactaaccacttgtctaccGTGCACCATAGGTCACCTTTTAAAAGTTGTTTTGATGGTCACAAGTGGATGATTAATGagtacagagatggccgagggtggaattgaaccctagttgCTAACATCAATCCCATGAAATTGTTATACGCAATACACAATTAGTATTTCATGTTGAGCAGCCAAACCCCTTCCTATAGCGCTGTAAGTTCCATTTCctcttctatggttatcatcacagcTTTATCCTAATAAAGGTTGTACTACCTACGAAAGCCCTGGAGAGGGAACAGGAAGGTCTTTGCAGAGGGATGCTGTCACCTAGTGGCGTTGTATAGGAATTGCAGGAATGTTGCTTAGTGTATAATTAGCCTGTTTGTTAGCTGCATAGAATTGATACAGAATATTGAAGATATTTTGAGCAGCAAGACCCTTTCTCATGGTGCAGGGAGTTCAATTTCCTCTTCTATggctatcatcacactttttttttttttacagttaatgCATATACCTTAATAACAATGCTCAGGAGCTCCTGATCCAAAACAAGGTTGCTAGTACGATACCCATTTTCTTGTGTGATGATCCCATTAACCCACCGAGTGCTCACCCAACTGTGGTGCTCGGCTCACACGCGTGTGACTGACATGTCTCCTTGCCATCCAGACTGCATGGTGGACTGGTGGGCACTGGGCGTGTGCCTGTTCGAGTTCCTCTCAGGCGTGCCACCCTTCAATGACGAGACGCCTCAACTAGTTTTCCAGAATATACTCAACAGAGGTGGggcggttttattattattattattattattattattattatggtattgTCACCTTGTGTGCAGtccccaaaaaacaaatgattaaatttttgctttgttgctAAATGGCCTGAAGACATCCCCTGGCCTGACGGAGATGAGGAGCTGTCGGAGAAGGCGAGGAATTCCATCGAAATCCTGCTGACCATGGACAAGACTAAACGGGCAGGACTGAAAGGTCAGATCTACGTGATACAGTGGAGTCATTGTTGTGGGATATTTGAAATTGTCTTCATAACGGTGTTTGACACCTCAACATTAGCAGTTCACCGCCAAATTTGGTGCACCAGATTGTTCTGAAAACACGGCCGCCATTAAACAAAAAGTGAGCAACTAATTGTCCGCAGTACATTGAacatttgtctaatgatgatTTTGTATTACATATATGCTGGTGCATCTTCCTAAGCATTTTTGACCACGACCCATAGGGGGCGTCataaatgtcattcattcattcattttctaccgctttttcctcatgagggtcgcagggggttgctggagcctatctcagctgttttcaggcgagaggcggggtacaccctggactggtcgccagccaatcacagggcacatatagacaaacaaccattcacactcacattcatacctatggacaatttggagtcgctaattaacctagcatgtttttggaatgtgggaggaaaccctggagaaaacccactcatgcacggggagaacatgcaaactccacacagagatggccgagggtggaattgaaccctggtctcctagct from Doryrhamphus excisus isolate RoL2022-K1 chromosome 21, RoL_Dexc_1.0, whole genome shotgun sequence includes these protein-coding regions:
- the mastl gene encoding serine/threonine-protein kinase greatwall, whose amino-acid sequence is MDAEEKHKLTLNNKATEPPKAPSIEDFIILKPISRGAFGKVYLARKKCNSRLYAIKAMKKAEMVDKNMGGQMKAERDALALSKSPFIVHLFYSLQTATKIYLVMEYLIGGDVKSLLHIYGYFDQDMAVKYISEVALALDYLHRHGIIHRDLKPDNMLISNEGHIKLTDFGLSKVKLDRELNLMDILTTPSLAKPKKDYFRTPGQVLSLISCIGFNTPAGEGKRHCSASAASSPGLCGKVKQKNNSLGSPLMRTTSSPARHPWKKGPDSTVFSPHHLAKNLMPTLMKTRKRFETTSAGSTTDTDGGVSPLWEHEEKENVKSQENARRHLESKESPVKPDTPPSETKPVSLLPRDDAFVPSSIKRTFSDMQLSPEQLENHAKRNTVQYKRCYEIPHDTAGFHTGLTGAFSAIGITATADQAPMRSSPIAVSKSLIHELEEELLDGDTNKDLSDSSFTSPLAENSAICRSLSLDSDVSVLETSLTLDGHTSLESVRPPKKSASSEEDTVAPPQPQPTFSFSIPSCDSRPPDPAGGVAQSPSFLKPKNVVAFRSYCSSINRSNTSGVSRLSIGSMDGMDVSMQACHSGTATPVQRRTSSHNSSLCQTPKAASTSHTPFRTPKSVRRGQLPVEGAPILGTPDYLAPELLLGKPHDCMVDWWALGVCLFEFLSGVPPFNDETPQLVFQNILNRDIPWPDGDEELSEKARNSIEILLTMDKTKRAGLKELKCHPLFEGSDWENLQNQPMPFIPQPEDETDTSYFEARNNAQHIAVSGFSL